One Deltaproteobacteria bacterium DNA window includes the following coding sequences:
- a CDS encoding diadenylate cyclase encodes MPDVRLTDLIDVLIVAVLLFTALGWVRHARGRIALAGVAIAGALFLVARALGLQMTVWILQGFFAVGVLVLVVVFQDDLRRGLEQLAVWGLRRRPQAAPADAVDALVGAVRRMAAARIGALVVLAGREPLDRHVAGGIELDGKLSEPLLLSLFDPHSAGHDGAVLVEGDRVRRFALHLPLSTDGEQLGGGGTRHAAALGLAERSDAFCVVVSEERGTVSVARDGSLHRLPGPEALASELRRFLQRVSKRPDDRGALRAVARRWPEALVALGASLAFWFLLVPGSVVDRFARRVPVVVDNLPPGWTLESVEPSEVEVVFEGPRRSLLFSGGGSEAEVHVDALLVQLGRRTFEIDPGDVRHPEGWRPLAVEPDRVKLSLAGNGGTRAGGK; translated from the coding sequence TTGCCCGACGTCCGCCTCACGGACCTGATCGACGTCCTGATCGTCGCGGTCCTGCTCTTCACCGCGCTCGGCTGGGTGCGCCATGCGCGCGGGCGCATCGCGCTGGCCGGCGTTGCGATCGCCGGAGCGCTCTTCCTGGTGGCGCGCGCGCTCGGGCTCCAGATGACGGTCTGGATCCTCCAGGGCTTCTTCGCGGTCGGCGTGCTCGTGCTCGTGGTGGTGTTCCAGGACGACCTGCGGCGCGGGCTCGAGCAGCTCGCGGTCTGGGGGCTGCGCCGGCGCCCGCAGGCCGCGCCCGCCGACGCCGTCGACGCGCTGGTCGGCGCGGTGCGCCGGATGGCAGCCGCGCGGATCGGCGCGCTGGTCGTACTGGCCGGGCGCGAGCCGCTCGACCGCCACGTGGCGGGCGGGATCGAGCTCGACGGCAAGCTCTCCGAGCCCCTCCTGCTCTCGCTCTTCGACCCGCACTCGGCGGGGCACGACGGGGCCGTCCTCGTCGAGGGTGATCGCGTGCGGCGCTTCGCGCTGCACCTGCCGCTCTCGACCGACGGCGAGCAGCTCGGCGGCGGCGGCACCCGTCACGCCGCGGCGCTGGGCCTCGCCGAGCGCAGCGACGCCTTCTGCGTGGTGGTGTCGGAGGAACGCGGAACGGTGTCGGTAGCGCGCGACGGGAGCCTGCACCGGCTGCCGGGACCGGAGGCGCTGGCGTCCGAGCTGCGGCGCTTCCTCCAGCGCGTGTCGAAGCGCCCCGACGACCGCGGCGCGCTGCGCGCGGTCGCCCGGCGCTGGCCGGAGGCGCTGGTCGCCCTCGGCGCCTCGCTCGCGTTCTGGTTCCTGCTCGTGCCGGGCTCCGTGGTGGACCGCTTCGCGCGCCGCGTGCCGGTCGTGGTCGACAACCTGCCGCCGGGCTGGACGCTCGAGAGCGTGGAACCGAGCGAGGTGGAGGTCGTCTTCGAGGGCCCGCGGCGCAGCCTGCTCTTCTCGGGCGGCGGCTCGGAGGCCGAGGTGCACGTGGACGCGCTGCTGGTCCAGCTCGGCCGCCGCACCTTCGAGATCGACCCCGGCGACGTGCGCCACCCCGAGGGCTGGCGCCCGCTCGCCGTCGAGCCCGACCGCGTGAAGCTCTCGCTGGCCGGCAACGGCGGTACCCGCGCCGGCGGGAAGTAG